Part of the Oerskovia paurometabola genome is shown below.
TCCGTGCAGATCCTCACCGAGGCCGGCCGGCACCTGGCCGAGTCGCTCGCGGCAGCCCTCGTTCCCGGGCTGCCGCCGCTCGCCGCGGCCACGGGCGGGGTGCTCAACGCCGGTCCCGCCCTGACGGGCGCGCTCGCGCGCCGCTTCGCCGCGCTGCGTCCCGACGCCGAGCTCGTCCCTTCCGCGGGCACCCCGCTCGACGGCGCGCTGCACCTGGCCCGGCTGCTGGCCGAGGGCCCCGGCAGCACCGGTGCGATCGTCGCGCACGAACCGTGGCTGAGCCTCGCGGGCCACCCCCCGGAACCCGCATCCGCCCCTGGCCCCCGAACCGACAGCCGCACCGCCGGCCACCCCGCACCGATCACAGGAGATCCGACATGACAGGCGATGGACTCGTCCGCATCCGGCAGGCCCTGCCGACCCTCCGCCCGGCCGAGGCCCGGATCGCGGAGGCCGTGCTCGCGGACCCGACCGCCGTCGTCGGGTCCACGATCAACGAGCTCGCCGCGCGGGCAGGCGCCTCGCAGGCGACGGTCGTGCGGTTCTGCCGGGCGATCGGCTACGCGGGCTACCCCGAGTTCCGGATCGACCTCGCCCAGGCCACGTCGCGCCGCGAGATCGAGCTCGAGCGCTCGAACGTCGCGCACGGCGAGATCAACGAGACCGACACGGCCGAGGACGTCGTCGCGAAGATCGCGTTCCACGAGGCGCGGACGATTGAGGAGACCGCGCGCATGCTCGACCTCGGCGCGCTCGAGCAGGTCGCCGCGGCGGTCGCGGCCGCGCCCAGGGTCGACGTGTTCGGCGTCGGGTCGAGCCAGCTCACCGGGCAGGACCTCGCGCAGAAGCTGCAGCGCATCGGGCTCGTGTGCTTCGCCGCGCCGGACCCGCACCTCCAGCTCCAGTCCGCGGCACTCCTGCGCCCGGGCGCGGTCGCGATCGGGATCTCCCACAGCGGGCAGACGGTCGAGACGAACCACGCGCTCGCCATCGCGCAGGCGCGCGGCGCGACGACCGTCGCGATCACCAACTTCCCCGAGTCCCCCCTGGGGCAGGAGGCCGGCATCGTCCTAGGTACCACGGCGCGCGAGACGCAGTTCCGCTCGGGTGCCCTGTCGAGCCGCATCGCGCAGCTCGCGGTCGTCGACTTCCTGTTCGTGCGCGTCGCCCAGCGCCTGTACGAGCAGACCAGCGCCAACCTCAAGGCGACCTACGACGCGGTCCAGCCCCACCGGCTCGACGGGGAGCGCAAGGCCCGAGCATGAGCGTCTCCGCCGCGACGACGCGGGCCCTCGAGATCCGGACCGACCTCCTGACCCGGGTCGCCCAGGCGCACGACGCCTCGCACTACCTGCTGCGCCCCGAGGCGGTGGCCCGCGCCCACGACGTGCCCGACGTCGTCGCCGCCTTCGCCGAGGCCCGTCGCCGGGGGCTCCCGGTCACGTTCCGCTCGGGCGGGACGAGCCTGTCGGGACAGGCCTCGGGCGCGGGCCTGCTCCTCGACACGCGCACGCGCTTCACGCGCGTCGACGTGCTCGACGACGGCGCCCGCGTGCGCTGCCAGCCCGGCGTGACGCTGCGCTCGGTCAACGGGCGGCTCCTGCGTCACGGGCGGCGGCTCGGCCCCGACCCGGCGAGCGAGATCGCGTGCACGATCGGTGGGGTCGTCGCCAACAACTCCTCGGGCATGGCCTGCGGGACGGTCGACACCGCGTACCGCACGATCGAGTCGATGACCCTGGTCCTGCCCAGCGGGACCGTGCTCGACACGGGCGCCCCGGACGCGGACGAGCGGCTGCGGGTCCTCGAGCCCGCGCTGCACCGTGGCCTGGCCGAGCTGCGCGACCGGGTGCGCGCGAGCGCGTCGATGCGCGCCACGATCGCGCACCAGTACTCCATGAAGAACACCATGGGCTACGGCGTCAACGCGTTCGTGGACCACGACTCCCCCGCCAAGATCCTCGAGCACCTGGTCGTCGGGTCGGAGGGGACGCTCGCGTTCGTGGCGGACGTGACCTTCCGGACCGTGCCGCTGCTGCCCGCCGCCTCGACCACCCTCCTGGTCTTCGACGCGCTCGAGCACGCGACCGACGCCCTGGCGACCATCACCGACTCGGGTGCGCGGGCGATCGAGCTCCTCGACGCGGCCTCGCTCCGCGTCGCCGCCGCCGACCCGCTCGCCGACGCGTCGATGCGGGCCTTCGCGGCCGCGACGACCCAGACGGCCCTGCTCGTCGAGTACCAGGCCACCACCGCCGACGGCCTCGAACCGTTCGAGGAGGCCGCGCGCCGTGTCATCGGCGACCTCGCCCTCGTGACGCCTGCCGAGCTCACGCGCGACCCCGCGGCTCGCGGGCGCCTGTGGCGTGTGCGCAAGGGCCTGTACACCGCGGTGGCCGGCGCCCGCGCGCCGGGCAGCACGGCCTTGCTGGAGGACCTGGTCGTCCCGGTCCCCGACCTCACCGCGACGGTCGGTGACCTGGGCGGGCTCTTCGAGCGGCACGGCTACGACGACGCCGTGACGTTCGGGCACGCCAAGGACGGCAACCTGCACTTCATGATCACCCCGCGCCTGTCCGACGACGGCGAGCTCGACCGGTTCGCGGCCTTCACCGAGGACATGGTGACCCTGGTGCTCGACCGCGGCGGCTCGCTCAAGGCCGAGCACGGCACGGGCCGCATCATGGCGCCGTTCGTCCGGCGGCAGTTCGGGGACGACCTCTACGCCGTGATGCGCGAGGTCAAGGCGCTGTGCGACCCGACCGGACTGCTCAACCCGGGCGTCCTCCTCACGGACGACGACGAGGCGCACCTGGCGGACCTCAAGCTCGTGCCGCCCGTCGGGACGTCCGCGGCAGGAGACCTGGCCGAGGTCGTCGACCGGTGCGTCGAGTGCGGCTACTGCGAACCCGCGTGCCCCTCACGGACGGTCACGACGACCCCGCGCCAGCGCATCGCCCTGCTGCGCGAGATGGTCACGGCTCCCCCGTCCGAGCGCGCGGAGCTCGAGCGCGCCTACGAGTACTCGGCCGTCGACACGTGCGCCGTGGACTCGCTGTGCGTGACCGCGTGCCCGGTCGGGATCGACACGGGCAAGGTCATGAAGGTCCGCCGAGCACAACGGCACGGTGCCGTCGTCCAGCACGCAGGGCGGGTCGCGGCCGAGCACTGGGGCGGCGCGGTCACGGGCCTGCGCGGGGCGCTCGGCGTCGTCGACCACCTGCCCACCCCGCTCGTGACCGCGGCCTCGAAGGTCGGGCGCTCGGTGCTGGGTGCGGACGTCGTGCCGCTCGTCGGGGCGGACCTGCCCGGGCCTGGACCGCGTCGCGTGGCGTCGGCCGGGGCCGTCACCGACGCGTCCGTCGTCTTCTTCCAGTCCTGCATGGGCTCGCTCTTCTCCCCCGCCGAGGCCTCTCCCAGCCCGGGCGGCGTGGGCCCGGCGTTCCTCGCGCTGTGCGAGCGCGCCGGGATCACGGTCGCGATCCCTGAGGGGATCGAGGGCCTGTGCTGCGGCA
Proteins encoded:
- a CDS encoding MurR/RpiR family transcriptional regulator, giving the protein MTGDGLVRIRQALPTLRPAEARIAEAVLADPTAVVGSTINELAARAGASQATVVRFCRAIGYAGYPEFRIDLAQATSRREIELERSNVAHGEINETDTAEDVVAKIAFHEARTIEETARMLDLGALEQVAAAVAAAPRVDVFGVGSSQLTGQDLAQKLQRIGLVCFAAPDPHLQLQSAALLRPGAVAIGISHSGQTVETNHALAIAQARGATTVAITNFPESPLGQEAGIVLGTTARETQFRSGALSSRIAQLAVVDFLFVRVAQRLYEQTSANLKATYDAVQPHRLDGERKARA
- a CDS encoding FAD-binding and (Fe-S)-binding domain-containing protein: MSVSAATTRALEIRTDLLTRVAQAHDASHYLLRPEAVARAHDVPDVVAAFAEARRRGLPVTFRSGGTSLSGQASGAGLLLDTRTRFTRVDVLDDGARVRCQPGVTLRSVNGRLLRHGRRLGPDPASEIACTIGGVVANNSSGMACGTVDTAYRTIESMTLVLPSGTVLDTGAPDADERLRVLEPALHRGLAELRDRVRASASMRATIAHQYSMKNTMGYGVNAFVDHDSPAKILEHLVVGSEGTLAFVADVTFRTVPLLPAASTTLLVFDALEHATDALATITDSGARAIELLDAASLRVAAADPLADASMRAFAAATTQTALLVEYQATTADGLEPFEEAARRVIGDLALVTPAELTRDPAARGRLWRVRKGLYTAVAGARAPGSTALLEDLVVPVPDLTATVGDLGGLFERHGYDDAVTFGHAKDGNLHFMITPRLSDDGELDRFAAFTEDMVTLVLDRGGSLKAEHGTGRIMAPFVRRQFGDDLYAVMREVKALCDPTGLLNPGVLLTDDDEAHLADLKLVPPVGTSAAGDLAEVVDRCVECGYCEPACPSRTVTTTPRQRIALLREMVTAPPSERAELERAYEYSAVDTCAVDSLCVTACPVGIDTGKVMKVRRAQRHGAVVQHAGRVAAEHWGGAVTGLRGALGVVDHLPTPLVTAASKVGRSVLGADVVPLVGADLPGPGPRRVASAGAVTDASVVFFQSCMGSLFSPAEASPSPGGVGPAFLALCERAGITVAIPEGIEGLCCGTPWVSKGLTDGAAAMAERTFDALWAATDGGRLPVVSDASSCTHGLEGVGSHLAGEARERFERLRVVDAVTFVRSDVLPALEASGRSPRAVGTTLGSLVLHPTCSSIHLGVVGDLEAVACAVADDVVLPLDAGCCGFAGDRGMLHPELTAAATRAEAAEVAAHAREHGRADAYASSNRTCEMGLSRATGQDYVHVVELLEAATRP